From Acidobacteriota bacterium, a single genomic window includes:
- a CDS encoding c-type cytochrome, producing MPKLTSRFPTARSQNTHHTRPLALFQIAALTVAVGFLTQCAKRQEEPAGSENYQAWRVVGGTPDNIHYSTLGQINRGNVSQLKAAWKYDTGDVFKGSEMECNPIVVNGVLYATSPKLRVFALNAATGKLIWSFSPPQEDPVHKVRNRGVTYWSEGNDQRILFVFEHDLYALDASTGKPVLTFGQAGHIDLREGLGRDPEGLSVTDTSPGVVYKDLIIMGSSLPEDLPCPPGDIRAYDVRSGKMRWSFHTIPRPGEPGYETWPKDAWKYTGGANNWAGLTVDVKRGLVFVPTGSAAFDFYGSDRIGDDLYANCLLALDANTGHLVWYFQAVKHDLWDRDFPAAPVLVTVEHDGQRVDAVAQTTKSGYVFVFNRETGKPLFPIEYRKAPASDVDGEKTAETQPFPLLPPPFGEQEFTPAMLTDRTPAAHKAVLAQLRKLRYGGQFIPPSRQGTVVFPGFDGGGEWGGPAFDPSSGLLYVNANVMAWILRLVPRPPTRGLVNGRQLYLSNCSSCHKANLAGSPPEFPSLKNIASKYNQRQLVDFIRKGGGRMPAFSQIGKGPIQAIATYLATGKQTMARATWDEDEMGPWLKYMTDGYNKFLDPDGYPAVKPPWGTLTAIDLNAGKFAWQIPFGEFPELEKQGIRNTGSENYGGPLVTAGGLLFIAATDHDNKFHAFDKATGKLLWEATLPFAGNATPSTYEAGGRQYLVIGAGGGKWGAASGGAYVAYALPQ from the coding sequence ATGCCTAAGCTGACAAGCCGCTTCCCCACCGCGCGAAGTCAAAACACCCATCATACGAGGCCGCTCGCACTATTTCAAATTGCGGCGCTGACGGTTGCCGTGGGGTTTCTGACCCAATGTGCAAAACGTCAAGAGGAGCCCGCGGGCAGCGAGAATTACCAAGCCTGGCGCGTCGTGGGCGGCACGCCCGACAACATCCACTATTCCACACTCGGCCAGATCAATCGCGGCAACGTCAGCCAGCTAAAGGCGGCCTGGAAATACGATACCGGCGACGTATTTAAGGGTTCCGAAATGGAGTGCAATCCCATCGTTGTCAACGGAGTCCTTTATGCCACATCGCCCAAACTTCGTGTGTTTGCTCTCAACGCCGCCACGGGCAAGCTGATCTGGAGTTTCAGCCCGCCCCAGGAAGACCCCGTGCACAAGGTGCGCAATCGAGGAGTCACCTATTGGAGCGAAGGAAATGATCAGCGCATCTTATTTGTTTTCGAACACGACCTTTACGCCCTGGACGCCTCAACCGGCAAACCGGTTCTGACCTTCGGCCAGGCGGGGCATATCGACCTTCGCGAAGGCCTTGGACGCGATCCCGAGGGCCTCAGCGTTACCGACACGAGCCCCGGCGTCGTCTACAAAGACCTTATCATCATGGGCAGCAGCCTGCCCGAAGACCTTCCCTGCCCCCCTGGCGACATCCGCGCCTATGACGTGAGGAGCGGCAAAATGCGGTGGAGTTTTCACACCATCCCGCGTCCCGGCGAGCCCGGCTACGAAACTTGGCCGAAGGACGCCTGGAAGTACACCGGAGGAGCCAACAACTGGGCGGGCCTCACCGTTGATGTGAAGCGCGGACTGGTGTTCGTGCCCACCGGCTCGGCTGCTTTCGATTTCTATGGTTCCGACCGCATCGGCGACGATCTCTATGCCAACTGCCTGTTGGCGCTTGATGCCAATACGGGCCATCTGGTGTGGTATTTCCAGGCGGTGAAGCACGACCTGTGGGACCGCGATTTCCCCGCCGCTCCCGTACTGGTGACGGTCGAGCATGACGGCCAACGCGTCGACGCGGTAGCTCAGACGACGAAGTCGGGATATGTTTTCGTCTTTAACCGCGAAACCGGCAAACCGCTGTTTCCGATTGAGTATCGTAAGGCCCCGGCATCCGATGTGGATGGCGAGAAGACGGCCGAAACACAACCGTTTCCGCTTTTGCCACCGCCCTTTGGAGAACAGGAATTTACGCCGGCAATGCTGACTGATCGGACCCCCGCAGCACACAAGGCAGTGCTGGCGCAACTGCGAAAGCTCCGCTACGGAGGCCAGTTTATTCCTCCCAGCCGCCAGGGAACAGTAGTCTTCCCGGGCTTTGACGGCGGAGGCGAATGGGGCGGCCCGGCGTTCGACCCATCGAGCGGCCTGCTTTACGTCAACGCCAACGTGATGGCATGGATCCTGCGGCTGGTTCCGCGGCCTCCAACCAGAGGGCTTGTGAACGGCCGCCAGCTTTACCTCAGCAATTGCTCGAGTTGCCATAAAGCCAACCTGGCCGGCAGCCCGCCTGAATTCCCTTCTCTTAAGAACATCGCAAGCAAATACAACCAACGCCAGCTTGTTGACTTCATCCGAAAAGGCGGCGGACGGATGCCTGCCTTCTCGCAAATCGGGAAAGGGCCGATTCAAGCCATCGCGACTTATCTGGCCACAGGGAAGCAGACTATGGCGCGGGCCACATGGGACGAGGATGAAATGGGTCCCTGGCTGAAATATATGACCGATGGTTATAACAAGTTTCTCGATCCGGATGGATACCCGGCGGTGAAGCCTCCCTGGGGTACTCTGACCGCCATCGATCTGAACGCCGGAAAATTTGCCTGGCAGATACCCTTCGGGGAGTTTCCCGAACTTGAGAAGCAAGGAATCCGTAACACGGGCAGTGAGAATTATGGCGGCCCCCTGGTGACCGCTGGAGGGCTTCTCTTTATTGCCGCAACAGACCATGACAACAAGTTTCATGCCTTTGATAAAGCCACAGGAAAACTGCTCTGGGAAGCCACACTGCCGTTTGCGGGAAATGCGACTCCCTCGACCTATGAAGCCGGTGGGCGGCAATACCTGGTGATTGGCGCCGGCGGAGGGAAATGGGGTGCAGCATCCGGCGGCGCCTATGTGGCCTATGCTCTGCCGCAATAG